A single genomic interval of Calypte anna isolate BGI_N300 chromosome 3, bCalAnn1_v1.p, whole genome shotgun sequence harbors:
- the ALKAL2 gene encoding ALK and LTK ligand 2 — protein sequence MSGLRSPGLLGLVLLMLSAGYCKEKTDSADLKDRQSLLNLIMEIIQELKRYHLEKDSGVQYFSKDDYNFNQREVADYGGYQDEQRVEIVPRDLRMKDKFLKHLTGPLYFSPKCSKHFHRLYHNTRDCTIPAYYKRCARLLTRLAVSPMCTEG from the exons ATGAGTGGACTGAGGTCTCcggggctgctggggctggtgcTCTTAATGCTCTCCGCAGGATAttgcaaagagaaaactgaCTCTGCAGATTTGAAGGACAGGCAAAGTCTCCTAAATCTGATCATGGAGATCATTCAGGAACTGAAAAGGTACCACCTGGAGAAGGACAGCGGGGTGCAGTACTTCTCCAAGGATGACTATAACTTCAATCAAAGAGAAGTGGCTGACTATGGAGGATATCAGGATGAGCAGAGAGTTG AAATAGTTCCCAGAGATTTGAGGATGAAAGACAAATTCTTAAAGCATTTAACAG GTCCGCTCTACTTTAGCCCAAAATGTAGCAAGCACTTTCATCGGCTTTATCACAATACAAGGGACTGCACCATCCCAGCAT aCTATAAAAGATGTGCCAGGCTTCTTACTCGGTTGGCAGTAAGCCCAATGTGCACGGAAGGATAA